The window ACCTTGCGCAAACAGCGCACGAGCGTTTCTGTCCCTTGTCAAACCAGAAAAGAACAAGTTTGTTGTCAGTCATCCAAAACTCTCCCcaccaacacaaaaaaaaaaaaagaaaagtaaagacGCTTCATCCCAAAATGTAACACAAAACGTTAGCAATAACGGCTGAAGTCCGACTGCGTCGCCAGCTGACGGAACGCTTTGCTCGAGTCACTGAGGCGGCGGCCGCGTTTGACCAGCTGGCTCGGCTGCCCCTCGGAAATAGCAAATTTTCACCGTCCTACGGGTCTCATtgggaagagaagaagaagaagaagagaagaaagcTCCGCTGTGtacaattgacaaaaaaaataaataaaaatgaatccacCCACCATTGacattcacaccaacgggcaaCTCAAAAGTCTTCATTTAATGTGGCACGCCACTTCTTGGGACGGTGGAAGAAACTCGAGTACCCGCAGAAAACCAACGCAACTGCGAGGAGAACACGGCAACGCCGCACGACCTCAGAGCTGCGCTAACCGGGCATACGCCGCGTTGCccatcgacaaaaaaaaaaaacaatgtggaaCATCACTGCCTCGTCATCAGGTTACAAAGCTAAAATGAAAACAGAGAAGCGTGTTGACGGCATGATGAATTGACTTTATTCTGACGATGGATGGTAAGTGTCCTGAAAGCTAGCCTGACATGTTCGAAGTGATACAGGAAGTAGAAATAAATTAAAGTTTGCATGTGGTGGTGGAAGTTGTTGTTTCcagacacaaatggaaaaaatggggGAAATACCATCCGGTGATCGGACTATTGAATCCATCAATGAGTATGCAGGAAATaagagtagaagaagaagaagcagcagcagcagcagcagcagcagcagcagcttgaaGGTCTCTGGAGTCATGGTTTAGACGCAAGAGTTTCCCGTTCCCACGCGTGAGCGAGACAAAGAGGATCAAAAGTTGATGGCTTTGCCGAAGGAAGCGGCGAGGTTGGCCTCTCTGAAGGCCTCCGACACCGTCTGGAATGGCAACAACAGACGACCATTTTTAGCTTTTCATTTGCAAATGACAAACAACGCCCTTGTGGCAACATTTCCAAAATGTCGAAAAGTTGCCGCCCATTTTTACTGCACCTTTCTTGGCTCATTTAGGTCTTGTTGTAATAgcagtaacaacaacaacaacaacaacaaaacttccAATTTGGAGTACGCGTTTAGGTCGTGTccacgtctttttttgtaaccacTAGATGGCGGAATACAAggttgtctcccccccccccccctcctattTGCCGCTATACCCGTGTATACTGCGCACTATTAACTTTTGACAATTTGGGGGTGGTGATGGGTAATGCACATCATACAGGAGGATTTACGGTACGCTATTTGAATCTGAACATTCAAGCCCGTTTTTCCTGAAAGGTCCCCTTAAATGCGCGATTGGCAGCCGACGTACCGGGTGGGCGTGGCAGACTCGGGCGACGTCCTCGCAAGACGCGCCGTACTCCATGGCGAGGGCCGCCTCGTTGATCATCTCTCCTGCCCCCTGGAGGGCACAGGCGGACGTTGGGCGTTCCGAGGCTACGTTAGCGCGACAACGCACGAGGACTTACGGTTCCGAGGATGTGAGCGCCCAGCATCCTGTCCGTCTCCTTGTGGCTGAGGATCTTGACCAGACCGTCCGTGTCGGCGTTGGTTTTGGCGCGGCTGTTGGCGGCGAACGGGAACTTGCCCACTTTGTAGGGAACACCCTAAACGGCCACAACTTTACATCTTAGAGCAGGTTGACGTTTCAAATCCTCAACACTGATGTCCTTGCTTAAACCGGACCGGGTAACCTGACCCAAAAGAGATCACCGCATTTTGGAGAAGTTCTTATGCGGAATGCTTACCGAGCTGAACGGATTTGTCGCCGCCGCTCTAGGGCTATTGAAGACTTGGACGCCGCTCAAACcgggtccagagcaggcaggatcctttggGACCCTCCGCATCACGGCCACCGGCTCCTTCGGCTCCTTCCTTCGCGTAGGGGCTACCGATCAACGcgagtcaaaactagcaggcgtTCAAAGAGTTTTTGGCAATCAAGTCATTGAATTATTGAGCTGCCTTGCGCCGTTGTTGAGGCACTTAGCATTAATATTATATTCTGTGGACTATCGCACGACTCGTCACTTTacactgctccctttgcacaccACTGTCGACATGGACAGTTCTGATCGATTGCGTGACGGCGTACCCGAAGAAATCCGTCTTGTCACTTGATTAAGGTGTggtcaatacgtcgagcgcacgcactTCAGTGGCAAAAACGACCTGCTTGACTTCTAAACCGTACGCTAACTAACAAAGCAAATTGGCCTCCTTCTCCCGGATGAGCCAAAGTCGCCCGGGTGACGAAATTGTGGAGGGGGAGCCCCGCCCCCAGCCAGAGTTCACAGCCCCGACGCGAGGCGAAGTGATATTCGGCCTTTTTAACCGCCTCCTCCGTTTTCCTCACGTCTGGTCTCGGGAAGGTTTGGCGAGACCTCTGACCTCTTCCTTGAGCTGCTCCTCGGTCTTGCCCACCCAGGCCACCTCAGGGTGCGTGTAGATAACGGAGGGCACGCAGTTGTAGTCGATGTGCACGGCGCCGCCCGCCATGCCCTCCACGCAGATGATGCCCTCGTCCTCCGCCTTGTGCGCCAACATGGGCCCCGCCACCACGTCGCCGATGGCGTAAATGCTGGCGCGACCGGGACAAGGTGCGACATCATCGTACGCGCCCcgcttcgtcgtcgtcgtcgtggcggcggcgacgacgcgACCCACCTGGGTACGTTAGTCTGGAAGCGGTTGTTGACGGGGATGCGCCCCCTGTTGTCCAGCTGGATGCCCACGGCCTCCAGGCCCAGGTCGTGGGTGAAAGGTCGCCGGCCGATGCACACCAGCAGCACGTCGCAGGTCAGCGTCTCGTCCTTGCCGCCGGCCGCCGCCTCCACGCTGAAACGGCAGGAAAACAAAGAAAGGTTCACGACGCAACCCTGGCCATATGGCAGCGCTTTGGCAATATTTGGGCCCGAGCGAGTTGACGGCGAGTCCTGTGTGTGGAATTGGCTTCATTACAAAAGGTCCCTTCAAGGTTccccttcatcatcatcatcgttatCGAGTCATCTccattgtcctttttttcaagtttgcaagatattttggaatgaaaacggcctcctgcccgactcACGCCACGTCCATCTTGCCGTCGGGCCTCCGGGCGGCACCCAGCACTTTGGTGCCCAGCTTGAACTTGAGGCCCTGCTTCTGCAGGATGCGCTGGAAGTTCTTGGAGATCTCCATATCGATGCCCGTGCCGCCCACGTGGCCGAGGAACTCCACCGCCGTCACCTTGGCGCCGAGACGCTGCCACACGGAGCCCTGCGGCGAGACCGGGATGAGAGAAAGCCAgcggcgccggcggcggcgAGGACGGCGCCCACCAGCTCCACTCCGATGACTCCGGCGCCGATCACGATCAGCTCCTCCGGAACTTTCTTCAGGGACAGCGCTCCCGTGGACGACACCACTGTCTCCTCGTCGATCTGGCgaataggaattaaaaaaaaaaaaaaaaaaaaaaaaaagatgacgtcTTTTGATGAATCTGGGTTGTGCGGAGGTTTCATCTTTGCCGGTCCGGCTCCAAATCGGGATGAAATTTTCTTTCAATGCCCAGATTGATCCACATGGAACTGGGATGAAAATTTCTCGGCACCATGAAAATGGCATTTTGGGTGCACGCGAGCTCCTGCCATGCACACAAAGGGTGGAAATACTGCACTCATGTGGCTCTTCCGTtgaaatgtttacttttacattttcaatagatTTGCCCAACCTACTCGGATGTGGATTTGAGATACTAAGTCTGGAAACTATTAAATGTGGAACAAGCGAACGGGGTGCGAATACTTTCCGGTGGCAGCTTGCACGCACCACACCTTTTGCcgtcacacaaaaatgattagTACTGGCGTCTTTTTTTCCTCGCGGCACAGCACACCTGAATTCCCGGGAACGGCGTGACTTCGGAGCCGGTGGCGATGAGGATGTTCTTGGTGTTGATGACTCGCTCGCCGCCGTCGGCCGTCACGGCCGTCACTCGGTTCTTTCCGCTCACTTTGCCGAAGCCGTTGACGTGGGTCACCTGACGGGAGAGGACGGCGTGTCGCGAGGGCTGACAAAGACGGGCGAGAAAAGGAAGAGGAGCTCTCACTTTGTTCTGTTTGAAGAGATGCGCGATGCCCCCGGTGAGCGCTTTGACCGCCCCGCTTTTCTGCGCCATCATCTTCTCCAGGTTCAGAGAGATGCCGGAAACTGAAAAAGACATCAAGACTTACTCCGGATCGGAACCATTTGCACTAGCGCTCTGTCATCCTCCCATCTTACTTTCGATGCCCCTGCTTTCAAAGTCTTTGCCGTGGGCCAAGTGGTACAAGTAAGAGTTGTTCAGAAGAgcctgcacgcacgcacgcgtttAGTCACTTTTAACACAAACGTGGAAATTAAGCAGAACGGCACATGTGTCGACGGAATTGTACATTTCTTACTTTGGaggggatgcagccaacatTGAGGCAGGTTCCGCCAAGTGTGGCGTTCTTCTCCACACAAACTGTCTGTCAAGataccaaatatatatatatatataaaaaaaaaaaaaaccacaataaaaacattgagTTCCAAGTCTTCACAACCACCCCTGGTCGCACAACAGTCGACGAAAAGAGAAGATTTGAGGCGGCCGTTTACCTTGAATCCGAGCTGCGCAGCCTTGATGGCGGCGACGTAGCCGCCCGGACCGGACCCGACCACCGTCACGTCTGCATCGACTGTGCACAAACAACAACGCCGGGTCAACGACGCGCCAAGTAATCAGCGGTGGTTCTTAGGGGGTGCGGTTCCACTCTAACATTGCGCCCCCCCCACCGGCATATAACATTACTGTATAATCGTGACATCTTTAAGATTGATAACGTACTTCATCAGTCCTTGCAC of the Syngnathoides biaculeatus isolate LvHL_M chromosome 14, ASM1980259v1, whole genome shotgun sequence genome contains:
- the dldh gene encoding dihydrolipoyl dehydrogenase, mitochondrial isoform X3 yields the protein MHTWTRLYRTVASRGHQVPSKLQGATALSVRTYADNAAIDADVTVVGSGPGGYVAAIKAAQLGFKTVCVEKNATLGGTCLNVGCIPSKALLNNSYLYHLAHGKDFESRGIEISGISLNLEKMMAQKSGAVKALTGGIAHLFKQNKVTHVNGFGKVSGKNRVTAVTADGGERVINTKNILIATGSEVTPFPGIQIDEETVVSSTGALSLKKVPEELIVIGAGVIGVELGSVWQRLGAKVTAVEFLGHVGGTGIDMEISKNFQRILQKQGLKFKLGTKVLGAARRPDGKMDVAVEAAAGGKDETLTCDVLLVCIGRRPFTHDLGLEAVGIQLDNRGRIPVNNRFQTNVPSIYAIGDVVAGPMLAHKAEDEGIICVEGMAGGAVHIDYNCVPSVIYTHPEVAWVGKTEEQLKEEGVPYKVGKFPFAANSRAKTNADTDGLVKILSHKETDRMLGAHILGTGAGEMINEAALAMEYGASCEDVARVCHAHPTVSEAFREANLAASFGKAINF
- the dldh gene encoding dihydrolipoyl dehydrogenase, mitochondrial isoform X2 — protein: MHTWTRLYRTVASLNSRGNCHMAEHKNAVYTQFHQVEKRGHQVPSKLQGATALSVRTYADNAAIDADVTVVGSGPGGYVAAIKAAQLGFKTVCVEKNATLGGTCLNVGCIPSKALLNNSYLYHLAHGKDFESRGIEISGISLNLEKMMAQKSGAVKALTGGIAHLFKQNKVTHVNGFGKVSGKNRVTAVTADGGERVINTKNILIATGSEVTPFPGIQIDEETVVSSTGALSLKKVPEELIVIGAGVIGVELGSVWQRLGAKVTAVEFLGHVGGTGIDMEISKNFQRILQKQGLKFKLGTKVLGAARRPDGKMDVAVEAAAGGKDETLTCDVLLVCIGRRPFTHDLGLEAVGIQLDNRGRIPVNNRFQTNVPSIYAIGDVVAGPMLAHKAEDEGIICVEGMAGGAVHIDYNCVPSVIYTHPEVAWVGKTEEQLKEEGVPYKVGKFPFAANSRAKTNADTDGLVKILSHKETDRMLGAHILGTGAGEMINEAALAMEYGASCEDVARVCHAHPTVSEAFREANLAASFGKAINF
- the dldh gene encoding dihydrolipoyl dehydrogenase, mitochondrial isoform X1, coding for MLPMNFWHKEKLIEVIKRQQVLTMVPSWRLTMYETRRESQQRVAFTRGHQVPSKLQGATALSVRTYADNAAIDADVTVVGSGPGGYVAAIKAAQLGFKTVCVEKNATLGGTCLNVGCIPSKALLNNSYLYHLAHGKDFESRGIEISGISLNLEKMMAQKSGAVKALTGGIAHLFKQNKVTHVNGFGKVSGKNRVTAVTADGGERVINTKNILIATGSEVTPFPGIQIDEETVVSSTGALSLKKVPEELIVIGAGVIGVELGSVWQRLGAKVTAVEFLGHVGGTGIDMEISKNFQRILQKQGLKFKLGTKVLGAARRPDGKMDVAVEAAAGGKDETLTCDVLLVCIGRRPFTHDLGLEAVGIQLDNRGRIPVNNRFQTNVPSIYAIGDVVAGPMLAHKAEDEGIICVEGMAGGAVHIDYNCVPSVIYTHPEVAWVGKTEEQLKEEGVPYKVGKFPFAANSRAKTNADTDGLVKILSHKETDRMLGAHILGTGAGEMINEAALAMEYGASCEDVARVCHAHPTVSEAFREANLAASFGKAINF